agcaaacatgacTCACCAAAAGAGTATAATGCCAAGCCAATATAAAGCATTGCAATATTCCACGATAATCCAATGAGAATGAATGCTGGGATTAGCATCATTATTGCCTGGAAAGATTaagatttatttcagtattatATTTTTCTGCCTGTTCAGTATAATACTCATCATGCAGATAGATTATATCGTTACCATGTAAACAGCATGTATGTGTTGCCCAGGTTTGATTCTTCGAGCGTATCCCCCCTGGATTAAAGCCATGATGACACCAATGAAGAAGAACATCTTTCCCTGCTGCATGCTGTttacagaaaacaattaaagtATTTATGTTCCTCCTTAGAGTTTCTGccggtttcaccaactcaaatttaaaactttataaaatcattatgaatggaatttaagacctatatctcaaaaataaatgtgcactTCATCCAGCCAACTTGCGATAAATTTCCAAATGCGAaaaagctaactagctagcaagGCTATGTTAGCATTGAAAATGTCTGCGTGTGGCTCAAGATTTATCCTGACAAAAAAGCCccgccaaaaaataaaaaatacatagaatATACGTGAttatacggaagaggattaaggtcactaaaaatatttctaatttggTCAAAATCGAAATAAATTACCAAACATTCTTAAGTTAGGTGAATGTAAATTATGTTGTTAGCATTTAAACATAATCATGTAACTATGTTTTTCTTGTAGGATTTGTAAACCTGCACGTTATCCACACTGAAATCCTGTCCCAAATGTATTAGGCAGATTTGAGTTTTAAGACTACATTTGCCTTATGTATTTAGTTTAAACAATTCTGattctgaggggaaaaaagtgagaACGCTGAGATTAAAGTGagaactttattttcttctcctaTCAGCCCTAATCCCCTTCAATCCGATTCAATAGTTCAGCCAAGACAAAATTCAATACTTCTAAAGccaactttctttttaaaaaatggattcaagacattttaaatccttaattttagatacacaAATTTTTAAGGATGTACGGACACGCTGCTGCTAATATACAATTTTATATCTGGGTTTATACCTTGTAAACTGGAAGCGCTGGTGAGTCAGAAAACTCAGGTTGAACTCTAGACCAGAGAACAGGAAGAGGTAGCAGAAATAAACCAAACCCAACACTTGGAGCTTCTGCATTCCTGTAAGAAACACACCCCCACTTCCAGTCAGCAGGCCATACTCCATTTATGGTCTAGTTAAAGGGTACAATAATGTAGAACCAGCACTCACTTTCTTTAGAAGGTGGTTCCTTCGTCTTGGTGACAGCAGTGAAATGGAACAAGGAGATTGGACTGAGAAGGTCCAGCGAGTCTCCACCATGAGAAGGTGAACCCTGGAATGACAATAGctttacatttctgaaaaaaacattaaatacattggaaatacagtaaaagatgcaaatgaacctaattttcactttttaaataagaatatcTACATATATGTTTTgcttaaaaatccaaaaactaCTGTATGTATGATTTGTAGCcgaggatgcatctgcagctaaataaatatttctaacatcaacatgagcAAAGCTCATCTCTTGACTTAGAATTAATAGTGTAAAACTAATCTGGTGATTATTTTTcggattaactgattaataattggatagcaaaaggtgcttacattgcaaaaaaacaagtatttttgggctagtttgtagtgcaaatatgtttttagtacacttgaaataagactaaaactcatttacaagtaacttttaagcaagatataagagcttgttttaagttaataattccttaatattatttcaccattacaagacattttactcatgtgataagtgaaataatctgccaatggaactagtactttctCATCAAAACTAAGGgattactgatttaaaacaagctcatatatcttgctgaaaagttacttgtaagttagttatgacttatttaaagtttactaaaatattttcgctagcaactagaccaaaagtacttggtaagactttgtgtatTTGCAGTGTAATAGAACCAGGTGAAGTTAAATCTACGTGACTATATAATCTTGGTAGAAAAATCTATAGATGAAGGGTTTTTTTATATTAccgtaaataaaaaaaatattgttttttgttgtgattactgctctgagtatgttgttctttcaaaaACTGGCCTTTCTTGAATCCAGTTAACAAATCTATAAGTAAATTAGCAGATGATTAtgtcaataattgattaattgcatTCATTGTTTCAGCTGTACTCAATGTGTTGTGAACTGAAGTGAAGGTTGGAAGTGTAGGTTCCTCTTTACTACAGCAGAGCCTCCACTTCATTGCTCCATACAGTATATAGCCACAGTTTCAAAACACTGTCTCACTACAAGCTAATCAGACTCTGCTACATCGTTGCTCAGTCCTGCCTCAACGTAAATCCGACTCCACATGGAGCTGCAACACATTGATGTGTCATAATCTAGTTTTAGTAACATCACATAATCTTAAAAAAGCTGTTCCATGAAAAAGGAAATTACCCTTTGCCCTAAATCCTCTACATTCATGGTTTGTAACCTGCGGCTCCAGAGCCACAAATGGCTCTTTACATCTTTCACAATGGCTCTCAACGACTTTACTGAAAACCGTGAAGCATGAACtgaagtttttaaatataaaaacaaatgctggTTTTAGCAGTTTTGAATCATGTTCATGGAATAACTGCATTGAATTACTACATTAGAATGACACTGAAAGGTGTCAGTAATATTGTTTATaccttttttgtcttcattagGTTGGTGGCTGTCTATAGTGACTGcagtagttaaatattttataacaaaatatttaacttgcaaactaaatattgaactatgacattttaaacgaataatatttagcttttttattatgacaaatattttaatttattccagtGATATCATATCAACTTATGTAtgacttttttcataaaagCCTAAATAAGTTTCTGCTGTTTGACTGTGTAATTTAACAATCAGCACCccataaaagaaaatggatacattttttaatattttttggtaatatttttatgttttcctaaCTTTAAAACCTGAATAAAATTGTGGTTCTTTAACaaaatcaattcaattcaaataatAATACACAAATACGTTgtcatttaaaattacaaacttcTCATagtagatatttatcaaaaattataAGCTGAGTCATAGCATTTGCAGctctaaagtttttttgtagCTCAACTGAAGGCAAAATAACTCTTTGGATTGTAAATATTGTGGATCCAGCAGATCTACAGATACAGAGGTTGGTGAAATCTGAGCCACTTAGCCTGAACAGAACAAAGGTCTTCAGGGACATTTAAAGGCATCAAGTGTCCATCCGATGATGCGTCAGCGCTGGAACACAGTGTAGACTCGCTGCTGTTTTGGGTTCAGCGTAGAACACTGAAATAACTTCTTGACTCCCTGCAGAAACTTTCTGAAAGAGTATTGTCACCGTGACAACCCAAGAAGTTACTGCTGTGGGCAACAAATGGAAACCGAAAAGGTTTTCCAAAAGGACTTGAATAGGAGGAAGCTGGAcgagtttttcttgtttcaacTCCAACCTGAAAAGGTTCTACACTGAGGTCAGGAGTTTCTGACCCACATGTGTGTTGAGGGTCATTTCTAACCCAAATGGTTGAagtttaaacttgtttttaagtCTATTTGGCTCTTCTACCATAacaattataaaaacaacaaacaataataCCCCCATCTTTAGTCTATTGTTAGTCCTTTTGCTTGCTTGGTTATAAtggtaaaaaaccaaaaaaagggCATTATTTCcaattaaatttaacatttgacTACCGTCCTCTGAAATAGTGCATTATTTCCACTGTATTTTGATTCTGTTTACACTATTTATAGACCAATACAGCTACTTAAAGTCCCCATAAAACCACTGAATTAACCATTGAGAGGTTAAAGGAGGTTAAAGGAGTTCCAGACTAAagtctcattatctaagaatgattttgtgaaaaaaaatgtaatgaccATATTCTGTACATCCCATAAACAAATTCTAATTATTCAAAGGAAGCATAATAGACCACCTTTAAGaaacatcacatttatttatattttaaactcaCCTTAATAACCCTAGGAAGCGTTTCTGGTAACATCATccaaatgaagaaaatatcaACAACACTGAAGGTCAAGGCGAGCAGCGCTGGAGTTTCATAGAAGacatttcctgttgttttgGAGCTAACAGCAAAGTAAGCACCCATGAGAGGTCCAACGGTGAAGCCCAAGGAAAAGGCAACACCAATCATTGCctggtcaaaaaataaaaataaataaataaaaatcacttaaatatatttcaataaaaaatatagacTTGCAACGGCATGAATGAGAAAACTGTTGGCTTGTGAAATGTACAAATGCTAATAAGAATTTGTTGAACACCGCAGAAGTCTGAGCTCAGCAATAAAGTTATCTTagtaaactaaaactaacaaaataacaaaaatgagaaaacatttttgttcactgaaataaattaaaacagtaattaatggggaaaaaattatAACTAACTGCAACTCTATTGTGggtttataaaactaactaaaacatactgaaattataaatgtaatatcctttgtttttgtgtttatgaatctatttattaacctttcaaactgatgtgaaatagattttttcccCAGATTTTTATCATGTCTGCAGTCAGCAAATTATGGTACTTCATACAAATGACGACAGTAAAAGTTGACATAATTTACAAGAGACAATAATTGAatgcattttttgaaaatgatatCTTCTGTTGCGTATTCATTACCCAATCAAATTATCGCAATAGAATACTCTGACCTTTTAGAATACAACTaactgataaaaactaaacaatatttaactaatattaactaataaaaactagaaaatacaagctaaaaactaattaaaacaaacaaaaggttacagcaaagtaaaactaaactatGACGAAAAACCTCAAACTTTGACCCTGCTCACCATTCCTCTGTTCCGTGCTTTTGGACACGGCAGGTCCGCCACGATGGCAGTGCAGAGGCTGACGTTTCCCTTACAAATGCCCCCAATTACCCGAAACAACAGGAACATGGAGAAGCTCCGGGAAACCGCCCAGACCGCGTAGGAGACCGCCAGCCCTACCTGACAAACAAAGCACCCAATTAGCCCCAAACTGGTGGAATATGACTCATTGGATTTTATCATGGAGAACAAGAAACATTTAAGGTGTCATAATGTCCTTCTTACTGTGGTGAGAATGAGGAGAGGTCGTCTGCCATGACGGTCAGATAGAGCGCCCGTTACAGGCGAGGACAGGAACTGTAGCAAAGAAAACAGCGACCCAATCAGACCTGAAAGACAAGATAAGAAGTattaaacttgaaataattcctctttttctttgtcatcATTCAGCTCAAAAGTCTGAGTTTGAATTTGGATGAATCTCAGGTTTATGGAATGAAGGGACTGGAATAACTTACCTCCAAATAGAACAGAGTTGTATTTCTTTTCCATAGGAATCCCAACAGCCTCCCTAAACCAGTCCACCACACTCTGCAGAGACTGATACGTGACATCCtggcccagaaaaaaaaaacacaaaaacatcacagaGAGGCCACTTCAGGGTGACTCAGCACACAGGCCTCCCAAACTAATCAAATTATGTGCCGCTTATGGCTTTTCTGGAACAAATTCTTCACATAAAACACCTTCTGTTCACAGCAGGACAGAAGTCTGAACACGTCCAAATTCCTGCACTTTTAAACTGAAGCCAAGTGATTTTATTCTGCCTTCTTTAAACCGTTTTGGAAGATCCTACTGACCCCTGCTTGAGCATAATGATCCAAAATGGAAGGCAGCAGCGGCAGAATCAGCGTGAATCCAAGCAGATCCAGCAGCAGGATGATAAACACGATGCTGATGACCTTCGACGAGAAGGAGCCTCCATCTCCAGCTGCCTCATTCATAGCTGATGTTCCTGATTAGATTATTTCCTCTATTCCTATGAAAGAGTATAAAGTAAATGTTGACATATCAGCAGACCCAAACGTCTTGCAGCTCTAATTGCAGAAAACAGAGGGTCAAAAAGGTTACGATTCCAGGGAGAATACAAATCATGCCACACTTTATAATTTtcgttaaaaataaaaaatagataaccgtatatttttttctacttagtaaaaaaacaaacaataaaagaaaacatgttgaagtttgtggttggaaaACGACAAAATGTGCCAGTCTTTTgactatgaatacttttgcaaagcaatgtatatttgatatttatttaaaatgaaaattgaaagataaatgacagtaaaaaaaaaagctggacaaaagaaaaaactatcaCTTTGAGAATTGGTAAAGTAAAGACATCAAAGTAGTTGTAggattataaaatataatagtaTTAAAATACTATTTCTTAATCTATTATCTGGTTAGAgactaaattaacttttttgtaaagCTTATATGGATGCTACTAAGAAGCATTTATAATAGTAATGTAATTTAAAAGCGATAGTATAAATATTTAAGGAAATActtgcaaatgtaaaaatggcGATGCGTTTAAGAGCCATTAGAAATGTTAAGAGAATTATGTCTGTAAATCATCACACTCAGTATTCGCAGTCTTCCAGTAAGTTATCAGGAAAGACACAGAGAAAGTGTGATCAAGGAAGAAGGAAACAATTCCTGTACATGTTGTAAACCAGCCTTTCTGAACTCCTCATTCCAACAATCAAACTCCAAATCAAACTAACATACATTTTCACGACTTTACGTGTTCGCAGAATCAAGAACCGATCGACACGTATCAGCATCTCCCCTTTCGAGCAACAGGAACACAAAAGGAACTTTACCTACAGTATTTCCGTCAGCTGGGCAAACCGCAGTAGCTGGTCCCGCTCAGAGGAGTCGATAAGGTTTACCTTCTCCACCTCATCGGTCCTCCACTGTGGATCCATACCAGGAACTGCCGTCCTTTCGTTTGGATGACAAGAATGTGGCGTAATCAGCGCAGCCACCCGAAACCGCTGCCTTCAAGGCACCCTCGTAAGCTCGTAATTTTGAGTTTCAACACGAACGCCGTAGCCCAATCGTGCTATGCacgtaaataataaaaaattttttttaaagctgtgtaTTTTCAACCATTTGGACACCTAAAATTTTAGGTTAGCATTTGGACACAATTTTATATTGGTTTCAAATATTAACAAAcagttttgaataattttacacatCGAATTTGTTGGAATAAAATGACCGTCAAAGACatgacttattttattgttgcaCAAAGACACAACACTGAAATTGGCAACGAAATATCGTCTGAAAATACTAAATTATATGTATTTAGCAAtatattatttgtatatttataggcacacatttgctttttttctatGGCCAAGCGTCGTTTCCAATTTCAGTTGTATCTGTCCAATGATAATTTTGACACTTAGAGGGTTATGCTAATATAGTTGTGCAGTAGTTGTAGTTATTTctctgaattattttcatttttatctataaaatgccaaaatgtaaacgtaactttatatttttattcatctgatggtctaatttttaaatattaaacgaTTTATGTTTT
The genomic region above belongs to Xiphophorus maculatus strain JP 163 A chromosome 12, X_maculatus-5.0-male, whole genome shotgun sequence and contains:
- the mfsd10 gene encoding major facilitator superfamily domain-containing protein 10, with the protein product MNEAAGDGGSFSSKVISIVFIILLLDLLGFTLILPLLPSILDHYAQAGDVTYQSLQSVVDWFREAVGIPMEKKYNSVLFGGLIGSLFSLLQFLSSPVTGALSDRHGRRPLLILTTVGLAVSYAVWAVSRSFSMFLLFRVIGGICKGNVSLCTAIVADLPCPKARNRGMAMIGVAFSLGFTVGPLMGAYFAVSSKTTGNVFYETPALLALTFSVVDIFFIWMMLPETLPRVIKGSPSHGGDSLDLLSPISLFHFTAVTKTKEPPSKERMQKLQVLGLVYFCYLFLFSGLEFNLSFLTHQRFQFTSMQQGKMFFFIGVIMALIQGGYARRIKPGQHIHAVYMAIMMLIPAFILIGLSWNIAMLYIGLALYSFAAAIVVPCLSTLVADHGSANQKGTVMGILRSLGALARASGPVVSSSVYWIAGAQTCFLITSASFVIPLFLLSKAQRLKEE